The sequence below is a genomic window from Humulus lupulus chromosome 3, drHumLupu1.1, whole genome shotgun sequence.
tagactcatccctaagATGAATATAGGAATTAAGTATATgattatcaaaaccgtgggtcAAACTTATAAAGTAAGAAATAATTTGTTTTCGTTATTTTGATCAAATGAATAGGTTATTAATAAAAGTCTAGGACGGTTTATTAATTGAGTTGTTTCTCTGTttgactaagtgaatatttgtgactctcgcctactagGACACATAGGTTCATGGCTAGTAGAAAAAGCTAAGAAGTAGAAAGATAAGTTTTTAGTATTTACTTATCTTTAAACattgtttatatgttatgctatttctaaaactTGTATTAATGAATGTTTGTCGAacaatgcgttgatttctactttaTTGATAGTTGTAGCTCTATGACCTCTAACCCAATTATCTCTCTTCTATCCAAAGAGTTGTTAATCGGCAAGGACTTAATGAAATGGAAGTCTAATATCAACATAGTCTTGATCGGTGACAACTCAAAATTCATGATGATTGAAACTGAACCTGATTTTCTCAGAGAGAACGCCTGGAAGGCCATGAGGGAGAAGCATGATCGTTGGATTGCTGCCAACAACAAGGCCAAGGCCTACATGCTACCTAGCATGTTAGAAACACTAAGGActaagatggagaatgtcgaaaATACTTACGACATCATGGAGCAATTCCAAGAAATGTTTGGGCACAAGTCAACACAAGCTAGTTTCAAGGCTACCAAGAAGTAT
It includes:
- the LOC133825573 gene encoding uncharacterized protein LOC133825573 — its product is MTSNPIISLLSKELLIGKDLMKWKSNINIVLIGDNSKFMMIETEPDFLRENAWKAMREKHDRWIAANNKAKAYMLPSMLETLRTKMENVENTYDIMEQFQEMFGHKSTQASFKATKKYVKCRMAPGQHVCDHFIKMMLYFHEVELHGAIVNEKTQLLNELHMYEGINGVLSKGPEKKAATTRRAQGEANLASSSKSKKRKVRKDKEG